A stretch of the Procambarus clarkii isolate CNS0578487 chromosome 47, FALCON_Pclarkii_2.0, whole genome shotgun sequence genome encodes the following:
- the LOC138350907 gene encoding streptococcal hemagglutinin-like: MAVTMSADMAVTMSADTVVTMSADTVVTMSADTVVTMSADMVVTMSADMVVTMSVDMVVTMSVDMVVTMSADMVVTMSADMVVTMSADVVVTMSADVVVTMSADVVVTMSADMVVTMSADMVVTMQVFVVVV, translated from the coding sequence ATGGCTGTTACCATGTCAGCAGACATGGCTGTTACCATGTCAGCAGACACGGTTGTTACCATGTCAGCAGACACGGTTGTTACCATGTCAGCAGACACGGTTGTTACCATGTCAGCAGACATGGTTGTTACCATGTCAGCAGACATGGTTGTTACCATGTCAGTAGACATGGTTGTTACCATGTCAGTAGACATGGTTGTTACCATGTCAGCAGACATGGTTGTTACCATGTCAGCAGACATGGTTGTTACCATGTCAGCAGACGTGGTTGTTACCATGTCAGCAGACGTGGTTGTTACCATGTCAGCAGACGTGGTTGTTACCATGTCAGCAGACATGGTTGTTACCATGTCAGCAGACATGGTTGTTACTATGcaagtttttgttgttgttgtttga
- the LOC138350908 gene encoding antifreeze protein Maxi-like, producing the protein MSSFVTVSQGAVTATATGTTAGPETTAESEVVEATEEAAGATEAAAGAKVTAAETTAAAGATVTAAETTVAAGATAEGKTAVAVRTTVATCGTRLAACGTSVTTGTTVEAGGTTVTIGTTVAAGGTTVATAAAGGLAAGGTIAAGGKITAADETAAGKTTVAAGGNNSDRNRWKNSNRQQHQLLLKMKQIFFSSGNTVPHECLTTPTAYNVTTFDNCTTLGNYCASPNTN; encoded by the coding sequence ATGAGTTCCTTCGTTACTGTGTCTCAGggagcagtaacagcaacagcaacaggtacaacagcagGACCAGAAACAACAGCAGAATCAGAAGTTGTCGAAGCAACAGAAGAAGCAGCAggtgcaacagaagcagcagcgggAGCAAAAGTAACAGCAGctgaaacaacagcagcagcgggagcaacagtaacagcagctgaaacaacagtagcagctggaGCAACAGCAGAAGGAAAAACAGCAGTAGCAGTtagaacaacagtagcaacatgtGGAACAAGATTAGCAGCATGTGGAACTTCAGTAACCACAGGTACAACAGTAGAAGCAGGCGGAACAACAGTAACCATTGGTACAACAGTCGCAGCAGGTGGAACAACAGTAgcgacagcagcagctggagggttAGCAGCAGGTGGAACGATAGCAGCAGGTGGAAAGATAACAGCAGCAGATGAAACAGCAGCAGGTAAAACGACAGTAGCAGCAGGGGGGAACAATAGTGACAGGAATAGATGGAAAAACAGCAACAGACAACAGCATCAGCTGTTACTCAAAATGAAGCAGATTTTTTTTAGTTCCGGAAATACAGTTCCACATGAGTGCTTAACTACACCAACTGCATACAACGTGACGACCTTTGATAACTGTACGACTCTCGGTAATTACTGTGCATCTCCTAACACTAATTAA